A stretch of Xenopus laevis strain J_2021 chromosome 8S, Xenopus_laevis_v10.1, whole genome shotgun sequence DNA encodes these proteins:
- the slc25a25.S gene encoding calcium-binding mitochondrial carrier protein SCaMC-2 isoform X5: protein MLCLSLYVPVFDQSQAEFQYFESDELPSELKSIFSLSLLIPSQEFSTYRQWRQKIVKAGDKDQDGQLDFEEFVHYLRDHEKKLRLVFKSLDKKNDGRIDAQEIMQSLRDLGVNISEQQAEKILMRIRTGRWGPVTHMDKNGTMTIDWNEWRDYHLLHPAENIPEIILYWKHSTIFDVGENLIVPDEFTVEEKQTGMWWRHLVAGGGAGAVSRTCTAPLDRLKVLMQVHASRSNNMSILGGFTQMIREGGFRSLWRGNGINVIKIAPESAIKFMAYEQMKRIIGSDQETLGIHERLVAGSLAGVIAQSSIYPMEVLKTRMALRKTGQYQGMLDCGKKMLLKEGLSAFYKGYVPNMLGIIPYAGIDLAVYETLKNAWLQRYATSSADPGVFVLLACGTISSTCGQLASYPLALVRTRMQAEASVEGGPQMTMSKLFKHIVKTEGAFGLYRGLAPNFMKVIPAVSISYVVYENLKLTLGVQSR, encoded by the exons ATGCTCTGCCTGAGTCTTTACGTGCCCGTTTTTGACCAGTCTCAGGCAGAATTCCAGTATTTTGAGTCAG ATGAGCTCCCTTCCGAGCTGAAGTCAATTTTCAGCCTGAGCCTTTTAATTCCGTCCCAGGAGTTTTCCACCTATCGGCAGTGGAGGCAG AAAATAGTAAAAGCTGGGGACAAAGACCAGGATGGACAGCTGGACTTTGAAGAGTTTGTGCACTACCTCCGTGATCACGAGAAGAAGCTCCGACTGGTTTTCAAGAGCTTGGACAAGAAAAATGATG GTCGAATCGATGCCCAGGAGATCATGCAGTCCCTCCGAGACTTGGGGGTGAACATATCTGAGCAGCAAGCAGAGAAGATCCTGATGAG AATTAGGACTGGCCGTTGGGGTCCTGTCACTCA CATGGATAAAAATGGAACAATGACAATTGACTGGAATGAGTGGAGAGACTATCACCTTTTGCACCCAGCAGAGAATATTCCAGAGATCATCCTTTACTGGAAGCACTCAACG ATATTTGATGTGGGAGAAAACTTGATAGTCCCAGATGAGTTTACTGTAGAAGAGAAACAGACTGGAATGTGGTGGAGACACTTAGTCGCTGGAGGAGGGGCAGGGGCTGTTTCGCGAACTTGTACAGCTCCTCTAGACAGACTCAAAGTACTAATGCAG GTCCATGCTTCCCGCAGCAACAACATGTCCATCCTGGGGGGCTTCACCCAAATGATTCGGGAAGGGGGTTTTCGCTCCCTCTGGAGAGGAAACGGCATCAATGTGATCAAAATTGCACCAGAGTCCGCAATCAAATTCATGGCATATGAGCAG atgaaACGTATTATTGGCAGCGATCAGGAGACTCTTGGGATTCATGAGAGATTGGTAGCTGGGTCTCTTGCTGGTGTAATTGCCCAAAGCAGCATCTACCCTATGGAG GTACTGAAAACTCGTATGGCCCTACGCAAGACAGGCCAGTATCAAGGCATGCTTGACTGCGGCAAAAAAATGCTACTGAAAGAGGGGTTGTCGGCATTCTATAAGGGATATGTCCCAAATATGTTGGGGATCATCCCCTATGCTGGCATTGACTTGGCAGTATATGAG ACCTTAAAGAATGCATGGCTGCAGCGGTATGCCACAAGCAGTGCTGATCCTGGAGTGTTTGTCTTGCTAGCCTGCGGGACCATATCTAGCACATGTGGCCAACTTGCCAGCTACCCGCTAGCTCTCGTCAGGACACGCATGCAGGCAGAAG CTTCTGTTGAAGGTGGCCCCCAGATGACCATGAGCAAACTGTTCAAGCACATTGTGAAAACCGAGGGAGCATTTGGACTATACAGGGGACTGGCACCCAATTTCATGAAGGTGATCCCTGCTGTCAGCATCAGTTACGTGGTCTACGAAAATCTGAAGCTCACTCTGGGAGTACAGTCACGGTGA
- the slc25a25.S gene encoding calcium-binding mitochondrial carrier protein SCaMC-2 isoform X4, translating to MLCLSLYVPVFDQSQAEFQYFESDELPSELKSIFSLSLLIPSQEFSNYRQWRQKIVKAGDKDQDGQLDFEEFVHYLRDHEKKLRLVFKSLDKKNDGRIDAQEIMQSLRDLGVNISEQQAEKILMRIRTGRWGPVTHMDKNGTMTIDWNEWRDYHLLHPAENIPEIILYWKHSTIFDVGENLIVPDEFTVEEKQTGMWWRHLVAGGGAGAVSRTCTAPLDRLKVLMQVHASRSNNMSILGGFTQMIREGGFRSLWRGNGINVIKIAPESAIKFMAYEQMKRIIGSDQETLGIHERLVAGSLAGVIAQSSIYPMEVLKTRMALRKTGQYQGMLDCGKKMLLKEGLSAFYKGYVPNMLGIIPYAGIDLAVYETLKNAWLQRYATSSADPGVFVLLACGTISSTCGQLASYPLALVRTRMQAEASVEGGPQMTMSKLFKHIVKTEGAFGLYRGLAPNFMKVIPAVSISYVVYENLKLTLGVQSR from the exons ATGCTCTGCCTGAGTCTTTACGTGCCCGTTTTTGACCAGTCTCAGGCAGAATTCCAGTATTTTGAGTCAGATGAGCTCCCTTCCGAGCTGAAGTCAATTTTCAGCTTGAGCCTTTTAATTCCGTCCCAGGAGTTTTCCAACTATCGGCAGTGGAGGCAG AAAATAGTAAAAGCTGGGGACAAAGACCAGGATGGACAGCTGGACTTTGAAGAGTTTGTGCACTACCTCCGTGATCACGAGAAGAAGCTCCGACTGGTTTTCAAGAGCTTGGACAAGAAAAATGATG GTCGAATCGATGCCCAGGAGATCATGCAGTCCCTCCGAGACTTGGGGGTGAACATATCTGAGCAGCAAGCAGAGAAGATCCTGATGAG AATTAGGACTGGCCGTTGGGGTCCTGTCACTCA CATGGATAAAAATGGAACAATGACAATTGACTGGAATGAGTGGAGAGACTATCACCTTTTGCACCCAGCAGAGAATATTCCAGAGATCATCCTTTACTGGAAGCACTCAACG ATATTTGATGTGGGAGAAAACTTGATAGTCCCAGATGAGTTTACTGTAGAAGAGAAACAGACTGGAATGTGGTGGAGACACTTAGTCGCTGGAGGAGGGGCAGGGGCTGTTTCGCGAACTTGTACAGCTCCTCTAGACAGACTCAAAGTACTAATGCAG GTCCATGCTTCCCGCAGCAACAACATGTCCATCCTGGGGGGCTTCACCCAAATGATTCGGGAAGGGGGTTTTCGCTCCCTCTGGAGAGGAAACGGCATCAATGTGATCAAAATTGCACCAGAGTCCGCAATCAAATTCATGGCATATGAGCAG atgaaACGTATTATTGGCAGCGATCAGGAGACTCTTGGGATTCATGAGAGATTGGTAGCTGGGTCTCTTGCTGGTGTAATTGCCCAAAGCAGCATCTACCCTATGGAG GTACTGAAAACTCGTATGGCCCTACGCAAGACAGGCCAGTATCAAGGCATGCTTGACTGCGGCAAAAAAATGCTACTGAAAGAGGGGTTGTCGGCATTCTATAAGGGATATGTCCCAAATATGTTGGGGATCATCCCCTATGCTGGCATTGACTTGGCAGTATATGAG ACCTTAAAGAATGCATGGCTGCAGCGGTATGCCACAAGCAGTGCTGATCCTGGAGTGTTTGTCTTGCTAGCCTGCGGGACCATATCTAGCACATGTGGCCAACTTGCCAGCTACCCGCTAGCTCTCGTCAGGACACGCATGCAGGCAGAAG CTTCTGTTGAAGGTGGCCCCCAGATGACCATGAGCAAACTGTTCAAGCACATTGTGAAAACCGAGGGAGCATTTGGACTATACAGGGGACTGGCACCCAATTTCATGAAGGTGATCCCTGCTGTCAGCATCAGTTACGTGGTCTACGAAAATCTGAAGCTCACTCTGGGAGTACAGTCACGGTGA
- the slc25a25.S gene encoding calcium-binding mitochondrial carrier protein SCaMC-2 isoform X6: protein MLCLSLYVPVFDQSQAEFQYFESDELPSELKSIFSLSLLIPSQEFSNYRQWRQKIVKAGDKDQDGQLDFEEFVHYLRDHEKKLRLVFKSLDKKNDGRIDAQEIMQSLRDLGVNISEQQAEKILMSMDKNGTMTIDWNEWRDYHLLHPAENIPEIILYWKHSTIFDVGENLIVPDEFTVEEKQTGMWWRHLVAGGGAGAVSRTCTAPLDRLKVLMQVHASRSNNMSILGGFTQMIREGGFRSLWRGNGINVIKIAPESAIKFMAYEQMKRIIGSDQETLGIHERLVAGSLAGVIAQSSIYPMEVLKTRMALRKTGQYQGMLDCGKKMLLKEGLSAFYKGYVPNMLGIIPYAGIDLAVYETLKNAWLQRYATSSADPGVFVLLACGTISSTCGQLASYPLALVRTRMQAEASVEGGPQMTMSKLFKHIVKTEGAFGLYRGLAPNFMKVIPAVSISYVVYENLKLTLGVQSR, encoded by the exons ATGCTCTGCCTGAGTCTTTACGTGCCCGTTTTTGACCAGTCTCAGGCAGAATTCCAGTATTTTGAGTCAGATGAGCTCCCTTCCGAGCTGAAGTCAATTTTCAGCTTGAGCCTTTTAATTCCGTCCCAGGAGTTTTCCAACTATCGGCAGTGGAGGCAG AAAATAGTAAAAGCTGGGGACAAAGACCAGGATGGACAGCTGGACTTTGAAGAGTTTGTGCACTACCTCCGTGATCACGAGAAGAAGCTCCGACTGGTTTTCAAGAGCTTGGACAAGAAAAATGATG GTCGAATCGATGCCCAGGAGATCATGCAGTCCCTCCGAGACTTGGGGGTGAACATATCTGAGCAGCAAGCAGAGAAGATCCTGATGAG CATGGATAAAAATGGAACAATGACAATTGACTGGAATGAGTGGAGAGACTATCACCTTTTGCACCCAGCAGAGAATATTCCAGAGATCATCCTTTACTGGAAGCACTCAACG ATATTTGATGTGGGAGAAAACTTGATAGTCCCAGATGAGTTTACTGTAGAAGAGAAACAGACTGGAATGTGGTGGAGACACTTAGTCGCTGGAGGAGGGGCAGGGGCTGTTTCGCGAACTTGTACAGCTCCTCTAGACAGACTCAAAGTACTAATGCAG GTCCATGCTTCCCGCAGCAACAACATGTCCATCCTGGGGGGCTTCACCCAAATGATTCGGGAAGGGGGTTTTCGCTCCCTCTGGAGAGGAAACGGCATCAATGTGATCAAAATTGCACCAGAGTCCGCAATCAAATTCATGGCATATGAGCAG atgaaACGTATTATTGGCAGCGATCAGGAGACTCTTGGGATTCATGAGAGATTGGTAGCTGGGTCTCTTGCTGGTGTAATTGCCCAAAGCAGCATCTACCCTATGGAG GTACTGAAAACTCGTATGGCCCTACGCAAGACAGGCCAGTATCAAGGCATGCTTGACTGCGGCAAAAAAATGCTACTGAAAGAGGGGTTGTCGGCATTCTATAAGGGATATGTCCCAAATATGTTGGGGATCATCCCCTATGCTGGCATTGACTTGGCAGTATATGAG ACCTTAAAGAATGCATGGCTGCAGCGGTATGCCACAAGCAGTGCTGATCCTGGAGTGTTTGTCTTGCTAGCCTGCGGGACCATATCTAGCACATGTGGCCAACTTGCCAGCTACCCGCTAGCTCTCGTCAGGACACGCATGCAGGCAGAAG CTTCTGTTGAAGGTGGCCCCCAGATGACCATGAGCAAACTGTTCAAGCACATTGTGAAAACCGAGGGAGCATTTGGACTATACAGGGGACTGGCACCCAATTTCATGAAGGTGATCCCTGCTGTCAGCATCAGTTACGTGGTCTACGAAAATCTGAAGCTCACTCTGGGAGTACAGTCACGGTGA